The stretch of DNA GAGCGGCGATCGCGGGCTGACGCCAAGGCGGTCAAGCGAGCACGCCGACGCATTGCCCCAAAGGCCTGACCAGCTTCCAAGCGACGCCATCCGCTCCGCGGACCCTATGGCTGTGGTGTGCGCTCACGCAAGAAGGGGCCTGTGTACGACCGGCTTGCGGCCAGACGATTCGAGTTCGTCCCGCTCTGGAACATGGCGGTGTTCTTCGTCTACGGGATGCGGCGGGTCGATTGCCCGACCTGTGGCGTCACGGTGGAACGAGTGCCGTGGGCGACCGGCAAGGGGCATCTGACGACGAGCTACCGCTGGTTCCTGGCCCGATGGGCGAAGCGCCTGTCGTGGACGGATACGGCAGCCGCCTTCGGCACGACCTGGGACAACGTGTTTCGTTCGGTAAAACACGCTGTGTTGTGGGGAGTGGCCCACCGTGATCTTTCCGGCATCGAGGCCATCGGTGTGGACGAGATCCAGTGGCGCAGGGGCCACACGTATCTCACGCTCGTCTACCAGATCAGCGGCGTCAAGCGACTGCTCTGGGTGTCTCACGAACGTACCGAGCAGAGCCTGCGACGATTCTTCGACGTGCTTACCGACGACGTCCGCAAGGGAATTCGTTTCGTGTGCAGTGACATGTGGAAGCCGTACCTCAACGTGATCGAGGAGCAGGTCCCCCACGCCCTGCACGTGCTCGATCGGTTCCACATCATGAAGAACATGAACGTGGCGATTGACGAGGTACGCCGGCAGGAGGTCGCCCAGTTGCGCCGGGATGGGTACGAGCCGGCACTCACGAAGTCCCGATGGTGCCTGCTCAAGCGTCCGGAGAACCTGACGGACAACCAGGCCACGAGGCTTGCCGAGTTGCGGCAATACAACCTCAAGAGCGTCCGGGCCCACCTGCTCCGCGAGGAGTTCCAGCGGTTCTGGGGATACGCGACCCCGGCATGGGCAGGGAAGTTCCTCGAGTCGTGGTGCACCCGAGCTCTCCGCAGTCGGCTTGCGCCGATGAAGAAAGTCGTCAGGAGTCTGCGGCGTCACCGGCCGCTGATCCTCAACTGGTTCCTCGCCTTGGGCGGCATCTCGGCACGCGTCGTCGAAGGATTCAATGGCAAGGCGAAACTGACCACCAGAAAAGCGTATGGCTTCCGGACGCCACAAGGCATCGAATTCGCGCTGTTTCATGTGATGGGGAACTTACCCGAGCCTGAATTCACCCACAGATTCTGCTGAGGAGGCTTTTTTTCAACCACTCGACCTCCATCTTCAGGCGGCCGATCTGCTCGTAGAGCTCCTGCTCATCTGCTGCCTGCTCCGACCGCCGCTGGCGGCCATCGGCAAACAGTTCGGCCACCTGCCCCAGCAGCAGCTTCTTCCAGGCTGTCACCTGGCTCGTGTGGATGCCAAACTGGCTAGCCAGCTGCGCTGTCGTCCTGTCGCCCTTGGCCGCCGCCAGGGCCACTTTGGCCTTGAAGGCTGCCCCAAATACACGCCGCTTTCCGGCCATCTTCTCGCTCCTGATAGGGTGCCTCCCGCCAGGGAAACTCCACCTTATCAGGGCGCCCGAAAATCGGGGTCCACCTCAGAGCAGAATCGCGATAGCGCCGTGCGGTGTGGATAATCCCTTGGCTGCGATCTGCTGAAGGCAGCCGTTCGGCCACAAAGGAGGAGAATCTATGTTCCGAAACATTCACACGGCGCCGTGGGTCACGGGCGCTGCCGTGATCATGATCATGGCAGCATCATCGCTGCCCGCACAGGAGAAGAGCACGAGCATGAAACCCGTTGAGATCGGCACACGACTGGAGCTGTTCGTCGACGACCTGCTCGTCGAGCGCATGACGGGCGTCGCGTTCCGATTGCATGCGCCGGTCAGGCAAGCGCCCGCCAAGAGCCCGCTGCCGAGCGGCGGGTACGGCACCATCATCAAGGACGGGGATCTCTACCGGGCGTACTATCGTACCGACATTCCCGGGTACGATAAGGGACGGTATGGGGAGCGCAACGCAGACAACGAACCGAACGAGATCACCTGCTATGCGGAAAGCCGCGACGGCATCGAATGGACGTTCCCCGACCTGGGCATCACAAAGATCCAAAGCTCGAAGGGCGGCAATGTGATCCTGGCCCGCCAGGCTCCGTTCACCCACAACTTCACCCCCTTCCTCGACACCCGGCCCGGTGTCGCACCGGCCGCCCGGTACAAAGCGCTGGCGGGATCGGGAGGGACCGGACTGATCGCTTTCAAGAGCGCCGATGGTATCCACTGGAGCAAGATCCAGGACGCGCCTGTCATAAAAACGCCGAAGCAGGCCCCCGGAACGCCCTGGCCCTTCGATTCGGAGAGTCCAGCCTTCTGGTCCGAGGCCGAGAACTGCTATGTCTGTTTTGTCCGCACCTGGGGCATGATCGAGCCTCCACAGACGGATCCGTTCAAGAAGTTCCAGCGGCGAGTCAGTCGGACGACCTCGACCGACTTCATCACCTGGACTCCGCTGGTCGACACCGCCGCCAATCTTCCGGGCGAACAACTCTACACGAATGAGACGCATCCTTATTTCCGCGCGCCGCATATCTATGTCGCATTGCCGAGTAGATTCACGGGTGGCATCGAGATGGGAGAACCGGTGGAGGGCAAGTGGGGCTCGACCGACATCATGCTCATGACCATGCGCGCCGGTTCCGCTTCATATCAGCGCACCTTCAAGGAGGCCTTCATCCGGCCAGGCATGGATCCGGCACGATGGAAACAAAGGGCAAACTACGTATCACTGAATGTCGTGCCGACAGGCCCTGAGGAGATGTCCATCTATAACACAATAAGCGGCGATCGCTACACCCTGCGGACCGACGGCTTCATCTCCGTGAACGCCGGAGCCGACGGCGGCGAACTGCGAACCAAGCCCCTCATCTTCGCTGGCGATGCCCTGTCCATCAACTTCAGCACCGGGGCAGCCGGCTC from Planctomycetia bacterium encodes:
- a CDS encoding ISL3 family transposase: MYDRLAARRFEFVPLWNMAVFFVYGMRRVDCPTCGVTVERVPWATGKGHLTTSYRWFLARWAKRLSWTDTAAAFGTTWDNVFRSVKHAVLWGVAHRDLSGIEAIGVDEIQWRRGHTYLTLVYQISGVKRLLWVSHERTEQSLRRFFDVLTDDVRKGIRFVCSDMWKPYLNVIEEQVPHALHVLDRFHIMKNMNVAIDEVRRQEVAQLRRDGYEPALTKSRWCLLKRPENLTDNQATRLAELRQYNLKSVRAHLLREEFQRFWGYATPAWAGKFLESWCTRALRSRLAPMKKVVRSLRRHRPLILNWFLALGGISARVVEGFNGKAKLTTRKAYGFRTPQGIEFALFHVMGNLPEPEFTHRFC
- a CDS encoding transposase, producing the protein MAGKRRVFGAAFKAKVALAAAKGDRTTAQLASQFGIHTSQVTAWKKLLLGQVAELFADGRQRRSEQAADEQELYEQIGRLKMEVEWLKKSLLSRICG